One genomic region from Streptomyces sp. NBC_01431 encodes:
- a CDS encoding alpha/beta hydrolase, protein MAQQAIPLPAARLGRGVGANGAGATVGGVVLVLPDGDPVSARRPSPFAYAAALPLARRLARDGRADGLVAHGVHYRGQGWNGGEALLATDAEWAADEVVRRYGDVPVCLAGHGMGGRAALRAAGHPAVNSVLALAPWIPEDDVAAEAEPVKQLVGRRVMIVHGTNDARSDPELSFRLAERAKKANRNTCRFEVHSDGHSMRQHRPEVHALAVDFVFGTLFSRPYARPVADAFAAPPPLGLRMPLAAGFGKSLRS, encoded by the coding sequence ATGGCACAGCAAGCGATTCCCCTGCCTGCTGCCCGGCTCGGACGGGGCGTCGGTGCGAACGGCGCCGGCGCTACGGTCGGCGGGGTGGTCCTCGTACTCCCGGACGGCGATCCCGTCTCGGCACGCCGGCCCTCCCCCTTCGCGTACGCGGCCGCGCTGCCGCTGGCCCGCAGACTGGCCAGGGACGGCCGCGCCGACGGACTGGTGGCGCATGGCGTCCACTACCGCGGCCAGGGCTGGAACGGCGGCGAGGCCCTGCTCGCGACGGACGCGGAATGGGCGGCGGACGAGGTCGTACGCCGCTACGGTGACGTCCCGGTGTGTCTGGCCGGGCACGGCATGGGCGGCCGCGCGGCGCTGCGCGCGGCGGGCCATCCGGCCGTCAACTCCGTTCTCGCGCTGGCGCCTTGGATCCCCGAGGACGACGTGGCGGCCGAAGCCGAGCCGGTGAAGCAGTTGGTGGGGCGGCGCGTGATGATCGTGCACGGCACCAACGACGCGCGCAGCGACCCGGAGCTGTCGTTCCGCCTGGCGGAGCGCGCCAAGAAGGCCAACCGGAACACCTGCCGTTTCGAGGTCCACTCGGACGGCCACTCGATGCGCCAGCACCGGCCCGAAGTACACGCGCTGGCCGTGGACTTCGTGTTCGGCACCCTGTTCTCGCGCCCGTACGCCCGCCCGGTCGCGGACGCCTTCGCGGCGCCGCCCCCGCTGGGACTGCGGATGCCGCTGGCCGCCGGATTCGGCAAGTCCCTGCGTTCGTAG
- a CDS encoding adenosine deaminase — protein MTSQTASVPTPDQISRAPKVLLHDHLDGGLRPGTIIDIAAETGYTGLPETEADKLGIWFREAADSGSLERYLETFAHTCAVMQTRDALFRVAAECAEDLAEDGVVYAEVRYAPEQHLEQGLSLEEVVEAVNAGFREGERRARENGHRIRVGALLTAMRHAARALEIAELANSYRDSGVVGFDIAGAEAGFPPTRHLDAFEYLKRENNHFTIHAGEAFGLPSIWQALQWCGADRLGHGVRIIDDIEIAADGSVKLGRLASYVRDKRIPLEMCPTSNLQTGAATSYAEHPIGLLRRLHFRATVNTDNRLMSGTSMTQEFEHLTDAFDYTLDDMQWFTVNAMKSAFIPFDERLAMINDVIKPGYAELKSEWLFQQTATTSGSAAASG, from the coding sequence ATGACGAGCCAGACCGCATCCGTACCCACCCCGGATCAGATCAGCCGTGCACCCAAGGTGCTGCTCCACGACCACCTCGACGGGGGTCTGCGTCCCGGGACCATCATCGACATCGCCGCGGAAACCGGGTACACCGGTCTGCCCGAGACGGAGGCCGACAAGCTCGGCATCTGGTTCCGGGAGGCCGCCGACTCCGGTTCGCTGGAACGGTACTTGGAGACCTTCGCGCACACCTGCGCCGTCATGCAGACCCGCGACGCGCTGTTCCGCGTCGCCGCCGAGTGCGCCGAGGACCTCGCCGAGGACGGCGTCGTCTACGCCGAGGTGCGGTACGCCCCCGAGCAGCACCTGGAACAGGGACTCAGCCTCGAAGAGGTCGTCGAGGCCGTCAACGCGGGCTTCCGCGAGGGCGAGCGGCGGGCCCGCGAGAACGGCCACCGCATCCGGGTGGGCGCCCTGCTCACCGCGATGCGGCACGCCGCCCGCGCCCTGGAGATCGCCGAACTCGCCAACTCCTACCGGGACTCGGGCGTCGTCGGCTTCGACATCGCGGGCGCCGAGGCCGGCTTCCCGCCCACCCGCCACCTCGACGCGTTCGAGTACCTCAAGCGCGAGAACAACCACTTCACCATCCACGCGGGCGAGGCGTTCGGCCTGCCGTCGATCTGGCAGGCGCTCCAGTGGTGCGGCGCCGACCGGCTCGGCCACGGGGTGCGCATCATCGACGACATCGAGATCGCCGCCGACGGCAGCGTCAAGCTCGGCCGCCTCGCCTCGTACGTGCGCGACAAGCGGATCCCGCTGGAGATGTGCCCGACCTCGAACCTCCAGACCGGGGCGGCCACTTCGTACGCCGAGCACCCCATCGGGCTGCTGCGCAGGCTGCACTTCCGGGCCACCGTCAACACCGACAACCGCCTGATGTCGGGCACCAGCATGACCCAGGAATTCGAGCACTTGACGGACGCGTTCGACTACACGCTCGACGACATGCAGTGGTTCACTGTCAATGCGATGAAATCAGCATTCATTCCTTTCGATGAACGACTGGCCATGATCAATGACGTGATCAAGCCCGGTTACGCCGAGTTGAAGTCCGAATGGCTGTTCCAGCAGACCGCCACGACCAGCGGTTCTGCGGCAGCAAGCGGCTGA
- a CDS encoding PspC domain-containing protein has protein sequence MSAPLIRPTEGRRLGGVCAALARRFGTSATTMRVIFVVSCLLPGPQFLLYLALWALIPGEKSPRTAW, from the coding sequence ATGAGCGCCCCTCTCATCCGCCCCACCGAAGGCCGCAGGCTCGGCGGAGTGTGCGCAGCGCTCGCACGCCGCTTCGGCACCTCCGCGACGACGATGCGCGTGATCTTCGTGGTCTCGTGCCTGCTGCCGGGACCGCAGTTCCTGCTCTACCTGGCCCTGTGGGCGCTGATCCCGGGGGAGAAGTCCCCGCGCACCGCCTGGTAA
- a CDS encoding LysR family transcriptional regulator produces the protein MVMALAPRLAFFAGVARHEHVTRAAHELGVPQSTLSRAMVRLEEDLGVALFVRKGRTVSLTTAGRTFLGSAERALAEVGRAAESVRADADPAAGKVAFGFLHTMGSETVPGLIRAFRADHPRIRFTLVQNYGEAMIERLRAGELDLCLTSPVPDAPGLVARRLDEQRLRLVVPDDHRLAARKRVRLAEAADETFVTLESGYGLRRITDDLCAEAGFAPRVAFEGEEAETLRGLVAAGLGVALLPPPAVARPGVVELTVTAPRAVREIGVAWLDGHVDTPPVAAFKAFLLSRRGKLIPE, from the coding sequence ATGGTGATGGCACTTGCGCCGCGCCTCGCCTTCTTCGCGGGAGTGGCTCGCCACGAGCACGTGACCCGCGCCGCCCACGAGCTGGGCGTGCCCCAGTCGACCCTCTCGCGCGCCATGGTCCGCCTCGAAGAGGACCTGGGGGTGGCCCTGTTCGTGCGCAAGGGCCGCACCGTGTCGCTGACCACCGCGGGCCGCACCTTCCTCGGCTCCGCCGAGCGGGCCCTCGCGGAGGTCGGCCGGGCCGCCGAATCGGTGCGCGCGGACGCCGACCCCGCCGCTGGCAAGGTCGCCTTCGGCTTCCTGCACACCATGGGCTCCGAGACCGTGCCGGGCCTCATCCGCGCCTTCCGGGCCGACCATCCCCGCATCCGCTTCACCCTCGTACAGAACTACGGCGAGGCGATGATCGAGCGGCTGCGAGCCGGGGAGCTCGACCTGTGTCTGACCTCGCCGGTGCCCGACGCGCCCGGCCTGGTGGCCAGGCGCCTGGACGAGCAGCGGCTGCGGCTCGTCGTCCCGGACGACCACCGGCTCGCGGCGCGCAAGCGGGTGCGGCTCGCCGAGGCCGCCGACGAGACCTTCGTGACCCTGGAGTCCGGCTACGGGCTGCGCCGCATCACCGACGACCTGTGCGCCGAGGCCGGGTTCGCGCCGCGCGTCGCCTTCGAGGGCGAGGAGGCCGAGACGCTGCGCGGCCTGGTCGCGGCCGGGCTCGGCGTGGCGCTGCTCCCGCCGCCCGCGGTGGCCCGGCCGGGCGTCGTGGAGCTGACCGTGACCGCCCCGCGCGCGGTGCGCGAGATCGGTGTCGCCTGGCTGGACGGCCACGTCGACACCCCGCCGGTGGCCGCCTTCAAGGCCTTCCTGCTCTCCCGGCGCGGCAAGCTGATCCCCGAGTAG
- a CDS encoding VanZ family protein, with protein sequence MQQRECQDGSAVIRFRVVGCVLLLAHLLLVAWVSLRPRDVMWVTATNLTPLAGIKADLALGPLAAAHQIGEGLLLLAPLGVLLPLAGGRLRVSPFASLVRTVLAGALISLAIALLQTAVPGQVPDVDSLLLNTAGVALAHLAVVPAGRGALRRRSRRERPAPLVREEPSQGRTPTIPRVGIAP encoded by the coding sequence GTGCAGCAGCGTGAATGTCAAGACGGCAGCGCCGTCATCCGGTTCCGCGTGGTGGGATGCGTTCTCCTCCTCGCACATCTGCTGCTCGTGGCATGGGTCTCGCTGCGGCCACGGGACGTGATGTGGGTGACGGCCACCAATCTGACGCCGCTCGCCGGCATCAAGGCCGACCTCGCGCTCGGCCCGCTGGCGGCCGCCCACCAGATCGGCGAGGGCCTGCTGCTGCTCGCCCCGCTGGGGGTGCTGCTCCCGCTGGCCGGCGGCCGGCTCCGGGTCTCCCCGTTCGCCTCGCTCGTGCGCACCGTGCTGGCCGGCGCGCTCATCTCGCTCGCCATCGCCCTGCTCCAGACGGCGGTGCCGGGCCAGGTCCCCGATGTGGACTCGCTGCTCCTGAACACGGCCGGTGTCGCACTCGCGCACCTCGCGGTGGTGCCGGCCGGCCGGGGTGCGCTCCGCCGCAGGAGCCGGCGCGAGCGGCCCGCTCCCCTCGTTCGGGAGGAGCCTTCTCAGGGGCGTACCCCGACGATTCCCAGGGTCGGGATCGCCCCGTAG
- a CDS encoding sigma-70 family RNA polymerase sigma factor, translating to MSDLVAAADLDVRLEGHRRELTGYCYRMLGSAFEAEDAVQDTLVRAWRSIDKFEGRSSLRSWLYRIATNVCLDMLNAGNKRARPVDLTAATPVAQAQLNSRPEVTWLEPVPDGRVLPTVEDPAEAALARESVRLAFVAALQHLPPKQRAVLILREVLAWKAAEVAELLDTTVASVNSALQRARSTLAESAPKETDPADPLDEEQQKLLDRYVAAFEGYDMAALTALLHEDATLSMPPYDLWLRGHDDIVGWMLGVGSVCRNSRLLPTVANGTPAFAHYHPAPEGGFTPWALMVIETSGGKVSGICSFLDTDRWFPLFDLPARLDKDGRPAPAPAG from the coding sequence ATGAGTGATCTGGTAGCGGCGGCGGATCTGGACGTACGCCTCGAAGGACACCGCAGGGAGCTGACGGGGTACTGCTACCGCATGCTCGGCTCGGCCTTCGAGGCGGAGGACGCGGTGCAGGACACGCTGGTGCGGGCGTGGCGCAGCATCGACAAGTTCGAGGGCCGCTCGTCGCTGCGGTCGTGGCTGTACCGCATCGCGACCAACGTGTGCCTGGACATGCTGAACGCGGGGAACAAGCGGGCCCGGCCCGTGGACCTGACGGCGGCGACACCGGTGGCGCAGGCCCAGCTCAACTCCCGCCCGGAAGTGACCTGGTTGGAGCCGGTGCCGGACGGTCGGGTGCTGCCGACGGTCGAGGACCCGGCGGAGGCGGCGCTGGCCCGCGAGTCGGTGCGGCTCGCGTTCGTCGCGGCCCTCCAGCACCTTCCGCCCAAGCAGCGGGCGGTGCTGATCCTGCGCGAGGTCCTGGCGTGGAAGGCGGCGGAGGTCGCCGAGCTCCTCGACACGACGGTCGCCTCGGTCAACTCCGCGCTCCAGAGGGCGCGTTCGACGCTCGCCGAGTCGGCACCGAAGGAGACGGACCCGGCGGATCCACTCGACGAGGAGCAACAGAAGCTCCTCGATCGGTACGTGGCGGCCTTCGAGGGCTACGACATGGCGGCGCTGACCGCCCTGCTGCACGAGGACGCCACTCTGTCGATGCCGCCGTACGACCTGTGGCTGCGCGGCCACGACGACATCGTGGGCTGGATGCTGGGGGTGGGCTCGGTCTGCCGCAACTCCCGTCTCCTGCCGACGGTGGCCAACGGGACACCGGCCTTCGCCCACTACCACCCGGCCCCGGAGGGCGGGTTCACCCCGTGGGCTCTGATGGTGATCGAGACGAGCGGGGGCAAGGTCTCGGGCATCTGCTCATTCCTCGACACGGATCGCTGGTTCCCCCTGTTCGACCTCCCGGCCCGCCTGGACAAGGACGGCCGCCCGGCCCCAGCCCCGGCCGGCTGA
- a CDS encoding MFS transporter, which translates to MPAASTGASTTVAASPQPSPRQLTPGAPGYRRMSFALFAAGVATFALLYSTQALLPLISADLGATASAASWTVSAATGALALCVLPLSALSERFGRTRMMTLSLVIAVAVGLLVPFAPNVGWLVALRAVQGAAIAGLPASAMAYLAEEVKPKALVGAIGLFVAGNSIGGMSGRILTGWVAQAWGWRAALLAVGALAAVCALVFRLLLPKARNFTPGSLNPRALAATVRGHLADPLLVRLYGIGALFMTVFGAVYTVIGYRLTAAPFHLPQGLIGSIFLVYLVGTVSSAAAGKLVARVGRRGALYLAVSTTAAGLLLSLASSLPAILTGLVLITAGFFAGHAVASSSVSHTAKRGRAQASALYQSAYYLGSSAGGTLGAVAFHAAGWPATVLLGVLAVLGVVSITLYGSHAARAERRGHRLHLAPAHH; encoded by the coding sequence ATGCCTGCCGCCAGTACTGGGGCGTCCACCACCGTGGCCGCCTCGCCCCAGCCGTCCCCCCGCCAGCTCACCCCGGGCGCCCCCGGCTACCGCCGGATGAGCTTCGCGCTCTTCGCCGCCGGTGTCGCCACCTTCGCCCTCCTCTACTCCACCCAGGCCCTGCTGCCGCTGATCTCCGCCGACCTCGGGGCGACGGCGAGCGCGGCGAGCTGGACGGTCTCGGCGGCCACCGGTGCGCTGGCCCTGTGCGTACTGCCGCTCAGCGCCCTGTCCGAGCGGTTCGGCCGCACCCGGATGATGACCCTCTCCCTGGTGATCGCGGTCGCGGTGGGACTCCTGGTGCCCTTCGCGCCCAACGTCGGCTGGCTGGTGGCGCTGCGCGCCGTCCAGGGCGCGGCGATCGCGGGCCTGCCCGCCTCGGCGATGGCCTACCTCGCGGAGGAAGTGAAGCCGAAGGCGCTGGTTGGGGCGATCGGCCTGTTCGTCGCGGGAAACTCGATCGGCGGCATGAGCGGGCGGATCCTGACCGGCTGGGTGGCCCAGGCCTGGGGCTGGCGTGCGGCGCTGCTCGCGGTGGGCGCGCTGGCCGCGGTGTGCGCGCTCGTCTTCCGGCTGCTGCTGCCCAAGGCCCGCAACTTCACGCCGGGTTCGCTGAACCCGCGCGCCCTGGCCGCCACCGTGCGCGGCCACCTCGCCGACCCGCTCCTCGTGCGGCTCTACGGCATCGGCGCCCTGTTCATGACGGTGTTCGGCGCGGTCTACACGGTGATCGGCTACCGCCTCACCGCGGCCCCGTTCCATCTGCCGCAGGGCCTGATCGGCTCGATCTTCCTGGTCTACCTGGTCGGTACGGTCTCCTCCGCGGCGGCCGGCAAGCTGGTCGCCCGGGTGGGCCGGCGCGGCGCCCTGTACCTGGCGGTCTCCACGACCGCGGCGGGCCTGCTGCTGTCGCTGGCGTCCTCGCTGCCCGCGATCCTGACGGGCCTGGTCCTGATCACGGCGGGCTTCTTCGCGGGCCACGCGGTCGCCTCGTCCTCGGTGAGCCACACCGCCAAGCGGGGCCGCGCCCAGGCGTCCGCGCTCTACCAGTCCGCCTACTACCTGGGTTCCAGCGCGGGCGGCACGCTCGGCGCCGTCGCCTTCCACGCGGCGGGCTGGCCCGCCACGGTGCTGCTCGGCGTCCTCGCGGTCCTCGGCGTCGTCTCCATCACCCTGTACGGCTCGCACGCGGCCCGCGCCGAGCGCCGCGGCCACCGCCTGCACCTGGCACCCGCCCATCACTGA